One genomic segment of Alkalimarinus alittae includes these proteins:
- a CDS encoding adenylosuccinate synthase has product MGKNVVILGTQWGDEGKGKIVDLLTEQVAAVARFQGGHNAGHTLVIDGEKTVLHLIPSGVLRENVTCLIGNGVVLSPEALLKEMGELEAKGVPVRERLQISLSCPLILPYHVALDIARESALGNNKIGTTGRGIGPAYEDKVSRRGIRLVDLCNKERFAEKLREVMEYHNFVLENYYKVEPVDFQKTLDDTLEMAKQILPMAVDVVDELHNYRKKGENILFEGAQGSLLDIDHGTYPFVTSSNTTAGGTATGSGFGPMYLDYILGITKAYTTRVGSGPFPTELFCDQGAHLAKKGHEFGATTGRARRCGWFDAVALRHAIQINSVSGICLTKLDVLDGLETINVCVGYKTKNGELTRPPVDCDHYEDLEPIYKEMPGWSESTLGIQTLEDLPENAKNYIKFIEEQIEAPIDIISTGPDRNETIVLRSPFA; this is encoded by the coding sequence ATGGGCAAAAATGTAGTCATTTTGGGCACCCAATGGGGTGACGAAGGTAAGGGTAAAATAGTTGACCTGTTAACTGAACAGGTTGCTGCTGTAGCTCGCTTTCAGGGTGGTCATAATGCAGGCCATACGCTGGTAATTGATGGCGAAAAAACGGTTTTGCACCTTATACCATCAGGTGTTTTGCGTGAAAATGTAACTTGCTTAATCGGAAACGGCGTTGTTCTTTCACCTGAAGCTCTATTGAAAGAGATGGGTGAGCTTGAGGCAAAGGGTGTTCCTGTTAGAGAGCGTTTACAAATAAGCTTATCTTGCCCGCTTATTTTGCCTTATCACGTTGCGTTAGATATTGCGCGTGAAAGTGCACTAGGTAATAACAAAATTGGTACCACTGGCCGTGGTATTGGTCCAGCCTACGAGGACAAAGTATCACGAAGAGGTATTCGCTTAGTTGATCTTTGTAATAAAGAACGTTTCGCTGAAAAGCTCCGTGAAGTAATGGAGTACCACAACTTTGTTCTAGAAAATTATTACAAAGTTGAGCCTGTCGATTTTCAAAAGACATTAGATGATACCCTTGAAATGGCTAAGCAAATTCTGCCAATGGCGGTAGATGTGGTTGATGAACTGCACAATTACCGTAAAAAGGGCGAGAATATCTTATTTGAGGGTGCGCAAGGCTCATTGCTAGATATAGATCACGGCACTTACCCGTTTGTGACGTCTTCTAATACAACTGCAGGTGGAACGGCAACCGGTAGTGGTTTTGGTCCTATGTACCTTGATTATATTCTAGGTATTACTAAAGCCTATACGACTCGTGTGGGTTCTGGCCCATTCCCAACAGAGCTGTTTTGTGATCAAGGCGCTCACCTTGCTAAGAAAGGTCATGAATTTGGTGCAACCACAGGCAGAGCTCGTCGATGTGGTTGGTTTGATGCGGTTGCACTTAGGCACGCCATTCAAATTAACAGTGTCTCAGGCATCTGCTTGACGAAGCTTGATGTGCTTGATGGTCTAGAAACCATTAATGTTTGCGTAGGTTACAAAACCAAGAACGGTGAGTTGACGCGCCCTCCGGTTGATTGTGATCACTATGAAGATCTTGAGCCTATCTATAAAGAAATGCCAGGATGGAGTGAAAGCACATTAGGCATTCAGACCCTTGAAGATTTGCCAGAGAATGCGAAAAACTACATCAAGTTTATCGAAGAGCAGATCGAAGCGCCTATTGATATTATTTCGACAGGCCCAGATAGAAATGAAACGATCGTTTTACGCAGTCCATTTGCGTAA
- the cmoB gene encoding tRNA 5-methoxyuridine(34)/uridine 5-oxyacetic acid(34) synthase CmoB: protein MDFFKIYQDLFQYMKEGRLNRWLDNLIPQLEQRLLDNPHGDLARWQEALGQLPAIKADQVALNTPAITASTADKLSVADQAQLKSALMALSPWRKGPFELFDTYINTEWHSDWKWDRVVPHISSLKNRVVLDVGCGSGYHCWRMLGEGAERVIGIDPNYLFLTQFEAIKKYCGPQSPIHLLPVKMEEVPANLEAFDTTFSMGILYHRRSPIDHLIELKSTLRKGGELVLETLVIEGDDDQCLMPDERYAMMRNVWFIPSCEMLTLWLKRAGFNDIKLVDLNKTTTEEQRGTEWMTYQSLDSFLDPEDTSKTIEGYPAPLRATFVATK from the coding sequence GTGGATTTTTTTAAGATATACCAAGATCTATTTCAATACATGAAAGAGGGCCGACTGAATCGCTGGCTGGATAATTTAATCCCACAGCTGGAACAGCGGCTTTTAGACAACCCTCATGGTGACCTTGCACGATGGCAAGAGGCCCTAGGCCAATTACCAGCGATAAAAGCCGACCAAGTGGCTCTAAATACTCCCGCTATTACCGCAAGTACCGCCGACAAATTATCCGTTGCAGACCAAGCGCAATTAAAATCCGCTTTGATGGCCCTTAGCCCTTGGCGAAAAGGGCCTTTTGAGTTATTCGACACTTACATTAATACAGAATGGCATTCAGATTGGAAATGGGATCGAGTGGTACCCCATATATCCTCCCTTAAAAACAGAGTAGTGTTAGATGTAGGTTGTGGCTCAGGTTATCACTGCTGGCGAATGCTAGGCGAAGGTGCTGAACGCGTCATTGGCATTGATCCCAATTACCTTTTTCTAACTCAGTTTGAAGCCATTAAGAAGTATTGCGGCCCTCAAAGCCCTATTCACTTACTGCCGGTAAAAATGGAAGAAGTGCCAGCCAACCTTGAAGCCTTTGATACGACCTTCTCAATGGGGATTTTATATCATCGCCGCTCACCTATTGACCACCTTATTGAGCTTAAAAGCACGCTCAGAAAAGGGGGCGAATTAGTACTTGAGACATTAGTGATCGAAGGGGATGACGATCAGTGTTTGATGCCTGACGAGCGTTACGCCATGATGAGGAATGTCTGGTTTATTCCAAGTTGCGAGATGCTGACATTATGGCTTAAACGAGCTGGCTTTAATGACATTAAATTGGTCGATTTGAATAAAACAACTACAGAAGAGCAGAGAGGAACGGAGTGGATGACATATCAATCTCTCGACAGTTTTCTGGACCCAGAAGACACCTCTAAAACTATTGAGGGCTACCCTGCACCACTAAGAGCGACGTTTGTTGCCACTAAATAA
- the cmoA gene encoding carboxy-S-adenosyl-L-methionine synthase CmoA, whose translation MVDQKPDNIYASPLDRVADFAFDDAVARVFPDMIQRSVPGYTTIIPMIGLITERYAKPNTQCYDLGCSLGASTLAMRHGLKKAQCTLIAIDNSEAMIKRCEHYIELDNGVAPVELRCCDMREVAIENASVVTLNFTLQFIRQGDRPAMLKNIANGLHSGGALILSEKVYFEPTEEQQTLEALHYDFKRANGYSDLEISQKRSALEQVLIPETIEEHKQRLLDSGFSSVTVWYQCFNFVSFLAIK comes from the coding sequence ATGGTTGATCAAAAACCCGATAACATTTATGCCTCTCCACTGGATCGAGTGGCTGATTTCGCCTTCGACGATGCCGTGGCCAGAGTATTCCCAGATATGATCCAAAGATCGGTGCCTGGATATACTACGATCATTCCGATGATAGGGCTCATCACGGAGCGTTACGCAAAGCCCAACACCCAATGCTATGACCTAGGTTGCTCACTTGGCGCGTCTACGCTCGCCATGCGTCACGGACTGAAAAAGGCACAATGCACATTGATAGCCATCGATAACTCTGAAGCCATGATTAAGCGGTGTGAACATTACATTGAGTTAGATAATGGCGTAGCGCCTGTCGAGCTTCGCTGTTGTGATATGCGTGAAGTCGCGATAGAAAATGCCTCTGTCGTGACGTTAAATTTTACGCTTCAGTTCATACGGCAAGGAGACCGCCCAGCGATGTTGAAAAATATAGCTAACGGCTTACATTCGGGCGGTGCTCTTATTCTATCAGAGAAGGTTTATTTTGAACCTACCGAAGAACAGCAAACACTTGAAGCATTGCACTACGATTTTAAACGAGCAAACGGCTATAGTGACCTTGAAATCAGCCAAAAGCGTTCGGCACTGGAGCAGGTGCTCATTCCTGAGACAATAGAGGAACATAAGCAACGCCTATTAGATTCAGGGTTTTCAAGTGTTACTGTATGGTATCAATGCTTTAACTTTGTCTCTTTTTTAGCGATTAAATAA
- a CDS encoding DMT family transporter — MNKTNLQSNILLLITAAIWGFAFVFQRTGMDHVGPFTFNAARFALGTLSLIPVWWWFSSRAKEKSSSKVFYYGLVAGVFLFTGSTFQQVGIQYTTAGKAGFITGLYIVIVPIFALFMGQYTRKETWIGSTLALIGLYLLSVTDDLTIEYGDTLILIGALFWAGHVLVIAKYSPHVSAISLSVVQFAVCALLSFITALFTETIEVPNILLAGEAILFTGILSVGIAYTLQVIAQQNAHPAHAAIILSLEALFAAIGGWLLLNEVLSLKAQIGCTLMLLGMVVSQIKLFKIPSTIGEKPTIG; from the coding sequence ATGAATAAAACTAATCTTCAATCTAATATTCTCCTGCTTATTACCGCTGCTATTTGGGGGTTTGCGTTTGTTTTTCAGCGCACTGGAATGGACCATGTTGGCCCCTTTACATTTAATGCTGCACGCTTTGCACTAGGGACCCTTTCACTCATCCCTGTTTGGTGGTGGTTTTCGTCGCGCGCTAAAGAAAAGTCCTCATCTAAGGTTTTTTATTACGGGCTAGTAGCAGGCGTTTTTCTATTCACTGGCTCTACATTTCAGCAAGTTGGCATTCAATATACTACGGCAGGTAAAGCAGGTTTTATTACAGGGTTATACATCGTCATCGTTCCGATATTCGCTCTTTTTATGGGGCAATATACGCGAAAAGAAACCTGGATTGGCTCAACTCTAGCACTCATTGGGCTCTACCTTCTTAGTGTCACCGATGACTTGACCATCGAGTATGGCGATACATTAATATTGATAGGCGCACTATTTTGGGCTGGCCATGTACTGGTTATAGCTAAGTACTCTCCTCACGTTTCTGCAATTTCACTTTCGGTTGTGCAGTTTGCAGTTTGTGCACTATTAAGCTTTATTACGGCCCTTTTCACAGAAACAATCGAAGTACCTAATATTTTATTAGCCGGCGAAGCTATATTATTCACAGGCATATTATCCGTTGGCATCGCCTATACACTTCAAGTAATTGCCCAACAAAACGCACACCCCGCTCATGCAGCTATTATTCTCAGTCTCGAGGCGCTCTTTGCAGCTATTGGGGGTTGGTTGCTATTGAATGAAGTTCTCTCACTCAAAGCTCAAATTGGATGCACTTTAATGCTACTTGGCATGGTGGTCTCTCAGATAAAATTATTCAAAATACCTTCTACAATTGGGGAAAAGCCAACAATAGGCTAA
- a CDS encoding serine/threonine protein kinase, whose translation MVNSLDQSHPYNDLKPETVIDAVESLGILSDARIFPLNSYENRVYQVGVEEDTPIIAKFYRPYRWSEQAIIEEHEFSWELYDHELPVVPPAKDEKGKTLHQFNGFHFALFKRQGGHAPELDNLDSLFLIGRHLGRMHAIGAQTRFKHRPSITVDEWGVASREFLLSHDFIPRELKLAYETLTQDLVSKVSTIWNRLPDLKTFRIHGDCHGGNMLWRNDLPHFVDFDDCRNGPAIQDVWLLLSGDRQQRTLQLSEIAEGYNEFFDFEPSQLALVEALRTLRIMNYSAWLAKRWSDPAFPHHFPWFNTERYWAEHILELREQLAALDEDPLILY comes from the coding sequence ATGGTAAATTCTTTAGATCAATCGCATCCCTATAATGATCTAAAACCTGAAACGGTTATTGATGCGGTTGAGAGCCTTGGCATCTTGAGTGATGCTCGAATTTTTCCATTGAACAGTTACGAGAACAGGGTTTATCAGGTCGGAGTTGAAGAAGACACCCCCATCATTGCAAAGTTTTACCGCCCTTACCGATGGAGCGAGCAAGCAATAATAGAAGAGCACGAGTTTTCATGGGAGCTATATGACCATGAGCTTCCCGTTGTGCCCCCCGCAAAAGATGAAAAAGGTAAAACACTTCACCAATTTAATGGGTTTCATTTCGCTTTATTTAAGCGCCAAGGCGGCCATGCACCTGAACTCGACAACTTAGATAGCCTGTTTCTGATTGGTCGCCACCTAGGCAGAATGCACGCCATTGGCGCTCAAACTCGCTTCAAGCACCGACCCAGCATTACAGTAGACGAATGGGGTGTTGCCAGCAGAGAGTTTCTTCTATCACATGATTTTATTCCCCGTGAACTCAAGCTCGCCTATGAAACACTCACACAAGATTTGGTCTCAAAAGTCAGTACTATTTGGAATCGATTACCAGACTTGAAAACATTTCGTATTCATGGCGATTGTCATGGCGGAAACATGCTTTGGCGAAATGATTTGCCGCACTTTGTTGATTTTGATGACTGCCGTAATGGTCCCGCTATTCAAGATGTGTGGCTATTACTTTCAGGTGATCGCCAGCAAAGAACTCTGCAACTTTCAGAAATTGCAGAAGGCTATAATGAATTTTTCGACTTTGAACCTTCCCAATTAGCCTTAGTCGAAGCGCTGAGAACACTTAGAATTATGAATTATAGTGCTTGGCTAGCTAAACGCTGGAGCGACCCAGCTTTCCCTCATCACTTCCCGTGGTTTAATACAGAGCGGTATTGGGCCGAGCATATATTAGAGCTCAGGGAGCAACTTGCGGCATTAGATGAAGACCCGCTAATACTGTATTAA
- a CDS encoding DUF4136 domain-containing protein: protein MKQLVCVFLCVVLTACASSSRRNIQMNYDESAPFDSYKTFTIEAIQQSHQASGLNSMIENGIIGALADKGLSHTLNEKGDLLIRYATRIEHSQEMRQEQISTGNGVYIKSQIEPVNEGSLLINIIDTNTDRIIWKASSISDITGVTIDNVTQARVDDAMDEVFEGYPSSMF from the coding sequence ATGAAGCAATTAGTTTGTGTTTTTTTATGCGTTGTCCTTACTGCATGCGCCTCTTCATCACGCCGTAATATTCAAATGAATTATGATGAAAGTGCACCGTTTGACAGCTATAAAACGTTTACAATTGAGGCTATTCAGCAAAGTCATCAGGCTTCAGGATTAAATAGCATGATTGAAAACGGAATTATTGGTGCGTTGGCTGATAAGGGTCTTAGCCATACGTTGAATGAAAAGGGTGATTTACTGATTCGCTATGCAACGCGTATTGAACACAGCCAAGAGATGAGACAGGAACAAATTAGTACAGGAAATGGCGTTTATATTAAAAGCCAAATCGAGCCAGTTAATGAAGGTTCTTTATTAATTAATATCATTGACACTAACACTGACAGAATAATTTGGAAGGCTTCTTCTATTAGTGATATTACCGGTGTTACCATTGATAATGTTACTCAGGCTAGAGTAGATGATGCAATGGATGAGGTTTTTGAAGGATACCCTTCATCGATGTTTTGA
- a CDS encoding helix-turn-helix domain-containing protein: MALDIALVTTKLKIAAKIMCVWRAKPENICCSLDDMATELNMSRRTLQRKLKEENTCYLTLQDNARLDLTRCFLAAGKSVEEISDSLGFADRRCFTRAFKRWTGAPPRVYKKQQ, from the coding sequence ATGGCGCTTGATATTGCTCTCGTTACGACAAAGCTTAAGATTGCAGCAAAAATAATGTGTGTATGGAGAGCTAAGCCAGAAAACATTTGCTGTAGTCTTGATGACATGGCGACTGAGTTAAATATGAGCAGGCGTACGTTGCAACGTAAACTTAAAGAAGAAAATACCTGTTACCTAACGCTGCAAGATAATGCTAGGCTTGATTTAACTCGATGCTTTTTAGCTGCCGGTAAAAGCGTTGAAGAAATTAGTGACTCTTTAGGGTTTGCAGATCGACGTTGTTTTACTCGCGCGTTTAAACGGTGGACAG